TGCTCTTTGAACACCGCCGTGTTTTGCAGTATTCGGTAGCAGATACTACCGAGTTCCTCTTGCATTGCGGTATGCACGTCTTTATACTTGCCGCTCTCGTACAGTGCTTTTGCTTCGTCGTACACTAGCTTGAACTGTGCATATTCGGGCGACAGCGGTTTGTTTTGCGCTATAAGCTTTTCCACTTCGGCAAGCTCGCTTTCCAATCTTCCCGGAAGTATGAACAGCCCTTGCGCTTCAATCAGTCCTATGCTTTCTTTCTTAATAGCATGAAACTCGGGATGCGCGTGGAACACGCCGTCGGGGTACTTTTCGCTCGTAATATTGTTGCGCAAGATAACGTTCATTTCGTAGCCGTCCGCGCTTTTTATAGCTGTCGGGCTGATCGCGTTGTGTACGCCGTTTTCGTCCTCTGCAATAATGCCAAGCGTGGGATTACTGTACTCTACCCATGCTTGCATTATTCTGTCCGCTATGTCTACTATCTCGTTGCGGTTCTTGCTTTTTATCCGTAAAGCCGTTCCGGGCCAATCGAGAATACCTACTGTTGCGGTCGGATATTGTTTATCCTTTACTTCGGTTTTTATCTTCGCCCTGTGTAATGGCAGCACCTCTCCGCCGCCTTGGTAGTGATCGTGTGCAAGCACACTACCGCCTATCCTCGGCAACGGAGCGTTACAGCCTATAAAATATTGGGGGAAATTGTCTATGAAGTCTATAAGGTTTTCCAGCGTTTGTCTATCTACGTGCATGGGGGTATGCTCGCAGTTTATCGCTATACCGTGCTCGTTGAAATACCCATACGGAGAATACTGCCAAAACCATTTTTGTCCACCGAGCGTTATAGATACAGTCCGCAAGTTACGCTTGTGCCTTGCGCCGTACCCCTCGTTCTCGCGGCAAATAACGCACTTTGCAAACCCACCGTCTACGCTGTTGCCCGCTTTCGCTTTGTTCGGATCTTTGAATTCGGGCTTGGCCTTATTGATTGTTACGGTCAAGCCGCTGCTTGTATCAAAGCGTGGGTTCTTGTCCAGCACGTCGCGCTTAACGTACTTGTTGTTTACACAGTATCTGTAAAGCCAATCGGTAGCCGCTTTACTTCCGTTTGCTTTGTATATCTCGTCGAAGCGTTTATCTATCTTCGACGGCATTAGACTGAGTTCGCCGTAAACGGCGTCCTCGTTTTCCGCACTGTCTTCTATGTCAAGAAGAATATTGCTGACGTACATTTCGTCGCGCTCGTCGAGCTCTAAACGCTCTTTCGCGTATGCAATCAGCTTATCTATTTGTTGCACATTCATAGTAGGTCCTTTAACGTGTTTTTAACGTTATCCGAAAAGCGTTGTATATATCCCGTTACATACTCGACTATATCTATGCTTTCGTCGTATATTAACGGCGTTAGATCCATTGCGTAATTCAATGACGTATATTCGTCGCAAGAATGACTTTGACCGAACGTTGCGTTAGCGTTCCGTCTGCCCTCTACGGCTATATCGTACCGTTTGCCGCCCGTTATTTGACTGTCGAACACGGACGACAATGCTCGAGCAAGGTTTTGGTGTTGACTGCAATCGAGCAAAACCTTTTCGTCGTCGTTCAGCCAATCTAAGTCGCGCCACACTTCGCAACCGTACACTTTTTTAGGCTTGTCTTTGTCGTTTAGCTTTCGCATTGCCTTAATTGCTTTTACGGCTGTTGCAACATGCGTTTCGTGCTTATCCGCAAGGTTATGGATATACACATGTTCGGGCTTAGTCGCTTTTAATATTTCTACGTAATCGGCTACAACTTGGTCGTTGTTCTTGTCCTTGACTTGCACAGAAGAATAGCCTAATAAAATTTGAGCCGTGTATTCGCCTACCGTCGCAGCTTTCTTTTGTTCGGTTATGCGTATCTTCTTCATGTCCTCGTCGGTGTAATTTTCATACAGTCCGTTTCTCGGACTACCCGCGCCGTCGGTAGTTACCACGCCGCAGAAGTTTTTGTCTTTACTCCCGAAACATTCGGCTATGGGACTGAACGCCATAAACTCTATATCGTCTTGATGTGCCGCGATACAGAGATGTGTCGTTCTCTTTAACGCTTCGTTTTGTTCCGTTCCGTCTGGGATATATACTATCGCTTTGTCGTTGAGATTCATTTTACAATCACCTTAAAGCCTTTTGCCCGCAGCCAATCTACGGATAAATCAAACCATTTACCGACTTTATATAAATTCTGTTGATGTTCTGTAAAATCGCAAACTTCGTCGTCTGCCAAACTCAAACCGTGTCCGCCGTGCTCAAAGATATGAAGTGCGAACGGAATTTTGTTTTTTCTATACGCCTGCGCAAGCATTAGACTGTTTTCCACGGGGACGCAATTATCGTTATATGTATGCCATATAAATGCAGGTACGGCGTTTTTATCTACGCGCTTATCTATAGACAGATTTTTCCGTAGCATTTCGTCGCCGCCCGTTATTACGCTACGCGTGCCCTCGTGCGTATACTCGCCCATAGTGACTACGGGATACGACAGTATAACGGCGTCGGGAATTACGTACGCTATGTCGTTATTTACCATGCTCGCTTCGCTTGGCTTTACCGTGGCGAGAAGCCCCGCAAGATGTCCGCCCGCCGAAAAGCCTATTGCGCAAACTTTCTTTTTGTCTATACAATACTTATCTGCATTATCTCGAATGTACATAACGGCGAGCATAGCCTCGACAAGCGGCGTCGGATACGGCGTTTGGACGCTGTAAGATAAAACGAACGAAACGAATCCGCTGTCTATATACTTCAAAGCGACAGGTTCTCCCTCTCTGTCCGATACTATGGAATATCCTCCGCCCGGGATCACCAGTATTGCGGGTCGTTTACGTGTTTTTATTTCCTTGCTTTCCGTTCGCGCATAGACAGTCAAATAGCCGCCGTTTGCATTGCCACGGTCTTTATCGGAATATTTATATAGGTCTATCGTTTCGATATTCATAACTTGCTCGCCGCCTCCTCATCCAATATTACCGTACAGTCCTTGTGGTTATACAGTATGCTCGCGGGCAATTTTTCGCTCGGGCTGCCGTACATAAGTTTCGACACTATTTCAGCTTTATTCAGTCCGTTTGCGAGCACGATTATCTTCTTCGCCTGCATTATGCTTTTCAAGCCCATAGTGTATGCTTTTCTCGGCACTTCGGATATATCTTCGAATAACCGCGCGTTATCCTTTACAGTACTTTCGGCTAATGTGACTACATGCGTCGTACTGTCGAACGGAGTGTTCGGCTCGTTAAACGCTATATGTCCGTTACTGCCGAGTCCAAGTAATTGTATATCTCTCGGATACTTGTTTAATATTTCATCATAACGCTTACACTCCGCTTGTTCGTCGGTTGCTATTCCGTTCTCTATGTAGGTGTTGTTTAGGTCTATATCTATATGGTAGAACAGGTTCTTCCGCATAAAGTACGCATAGCTTTGCGGATGGTCTTTCGGCAAGCCTTTGTACTCATCGAGATTGACGGCGCGAATATGTTTATAGCTTGTCCCGTTCTCTTTATGGTCGGCCATGAGTCTATTATACAGCCCGAGCGGGGTTGTACCCGTTGCGAGGCCGAGCACGGCGTTATGCTTTTCCCGTACTGTTTCTATTATTATCCGAGCCGCTTTCTCGCTAAGTTCGTCGTAGTTTTCGGTTAAAAGTATAGTCATGCTTAACGTTATAAATTCTCGCCATTAGATTTAATAATATCTCGGTAAACATATGCGGAATCTTTGAAAATACGCTCTTGTGTAGTATAATCCACATAAACAAGCCCGAAACGTTTGGCGTAGCCTTCCGTCCATTCAAAATTATCCAAAAAGCTCCAACAGGAATATCCGATAACGGGCACACCTTCGTCGGCGGCGCGTTTTAATTGTTTAATATGTGTGCGCAAATACTCCGATCTTTGTGGATCGTGAACTTTTCCGTCCTCGTATACGAAATCGACGTTAGCCATTCCGTTTTCGGTTATCATTATAGGCAAGCCGTAACGCTTGTAAAAGAACTTCGCCGACCAATACATGCATTCGGGAGTCATAGTCCAACCCATAGTCGTACGCGGCGCGCCCATGGGTTCGCGCTTGCCGAAATATTTGGCATTATATATATTGTAAGCATAAAAATCGAGTGGCTGATGTATAACCGATAAATCTTGCTCGGAGAGCCAATCGCATCCATTTGGCGCTTTGCCGAGCACTATAGGATCGGACCACCATGCCGTATTAAATGCACCGCCGTTTTCTTTAATATTAAAACTGTAATCGTATGCTTGTTGTTCTTCGGCAGGTGTTGACGGCATTTTAAGTTCACCTTGCGTGGGCGCATACCCGATTTTGGGCATAATCTTTGCGTTATCGCGTATAACCTTTACCGCTTTGCCATGCGCAAGCATTACATTGCGCGATATACTTTGCATTTCCCGATTGCTTACTTTTTCGAACGGCGAATGTTCGCCTGTGCCGTAACCCATAGCTATAAAGCATTGCGGTTCGTTGAAGGTTATCCAATACTCCACTTTATCGGAAATCGCATCGACTATGGTTTTAGTATATCTCTCAAACCATTCGGTTGCAAGCGAGCTTTTCCAGCCGCCTTTTTTATACAGCCACATAGGCATATCCCAATGATACAGCGTGCACATCGGGCGTATCCCGAGCTTTTCGAGCTCTGCGACAAGCTCTACGTAGAACTTTACGCCTTGCTCGTTTACGGTAAATTCGTCCTTAGGATAAATTCGTGCAGGAGAAATGGAAAATCTATATGTATTGACGCCCAATTCTTTAAGCAGTTTAAGATCGTCGCGCCATCTGTGAAAATGGTCGCAAGCCACTTTGTTATCCTCGCCGTTACGTATATGCCCGTCTATAAACGGCACATCCCAAACGGACAGTCCTTTCCCACCATCGAGATACCCGCCGTCCTGCTGTGCGGATGCACCGCCTGCGCACCAAATAAAATCTTTTGCAAAAGCCATAATAAGTCTCCTTTTAAGATAATAGTAAATTGAAATATTGTTTTGCTGCAAGCAACCAATCGGTTTGAATTATATCGAAACCGAGCCCGAGAAGCTTACCCCAGCCGTATTCCCCGCCCCTTTCGAGCGAAATATCGTCGGTCATACCCGCGCTCAAAACGGCATTTTCGTCGTAAACTATGGAGTTGCCCCACACAAGCAACTCATTATCGTGCATTGCGTCGATATAACGTCGTCCTGCTACCTCATCCGACTCGCTGTCGAACAGCGCCTCCACGCCTATGCAGTTGACAGATCCACGCAGTCTATCGGTTATACGATCGACATGCTTTACAAACGGCATAAACATTAAATCGGGCGCATACTTTTCGATCTCACGTATTTTTTCTTCGAAAGGATCGGATTTGACTATTACTTGTTTCTCCACATGCGCGTTTCGGATCTGCTCGGTTATGCCCTTGATGTCGGTTTGAAATTTATCTACGTTTATATAGACCTTGTCTTTTAAGAATGCGAACGTTTCCGCAAGCGTCGGAATTCGGTAATGCGTCTTGGCTTCGTCATTGTTGAGAATAGGTGTGGACGCAACATCTTCGGCTGACATTTCGGCAACGGTTTTTCCCGTTTTAAGATATGCGAATTCCATACCCGGATGAAATGCAAAATATTCTCCGTCCTTGCTTTTTGCAACATCTATCTCAATTATGTCCGCGCCTTGATCGATTGCAATTTTATATGCGAGTAATGTATTGCACGGTATATTTGCACCATTCACGCCGCGGTGTGCGGCAAGGAACGGAGTTATTTGCTTTTGTCTGTTTTCAAATATACTTTTATTAAAATCAATCATATTCGTCCTGCGCCCCTATTTGAGCTTATTTGTATTATAACAGTCAAGATAGTGTATATCAATAAACAATGAAAAAAGGTTAAGATAATGCAACTTCCAAGGTTAGCATAACGCTCTCATAATCGCCGAGCGACGTCAACGGCAAACCGATTTTCATTAAAGCCGAGCCGCTTGCCGA
This is a stretch of genomic DNA from Clostridiales bacterium. It encodes these proteins:
- a CDS encoding family 1 glycosylhydrolase translates to MAFAKDFIWCAGGASAQQDGGYLDGGKGLSVWDVPFIDGHIRNGEDNKVACDHFHRWRDDLKLLKELGVNTYRFSISPARIYPKDEFTVNEQGVKFYVELVAELEKLGIRPMCTLYHWDMPMWLYKKGGWKSSLATEWFERYTKTIVDAISDKVEYWITFNEPQCFIAMGYGTGEHSPFEKVSNREMQSISRNVMLAHGKAVKVIRDNAKIMPKIGYAPTQGELKMPSTPAEEQQAYDYSFNIKENGGAFNTAWWSDPIVLGKAPNGCDWLSEQDLSVIHQPLDFYAYNIYNAKYFGKREPMGAPRTTMGWTMTPECMYWSAKFFYKRYGLPIMITENGMANVDFVYEDGKVHDPQRSEYLRTHIKQLKRAADEGVPVIGYSCWSFLDNFEWTEGYAKRFGLVYVDYTTQERIFKDSAYVYRDIIKSNGENL
- the nagB gene encoding glucosamine-6-phosphate deaminase, coding for MTILLTENYDELSEKAARIIIETVREKHNAVLGLATGTTPLGLYNRLMADHKENGTSYKHIRAVNLDEYKGLPKDHPQSYAYFMRKNLFYHIDIDLNNTYIENGIATDEQAECKRYDEILNKYPRDIQLLGLGSNGHIAFNEPNTPFDSTTHVVTLAESTVKDNARLFEDISEVPRKAYTMGLKSIMQAKKIIVLANGLNKAEIVSKLMYGSPSEKLPASILYNHKDCTVILDEEAASKL
- a CDS encoding alpha/beta hydrolase, translating into MNIETIDLYKYSDKDRGNANGGYLTVYARTESKEIKTRKRPAILVIPGGGYSIVSDREGEPVALKYIDSGFVSFVLSYSVQTPYPTPLVEAMLAVMYIRDNADKYCIDKKKVCAIGFSAGGHLAGLLATVKPSEASMVNNDIAYVIPDAVILSYPVVTMGEYTHEGTRSVITGGDEMLRKNLSIDKRVDKNAVPAFIWHTYNDNCVPVENSLMLAQAYRKNKIPFALHIFEHGGHGLSLADDEVCDFTEHQQNLYKVGKWFDLSVDWLRAKGFKVIVK
- a CDS encoding glycerophosphodiester phosphodiesterase family protein, giving the protein MIDFNKSIFENRQKQITPFLAAHRGVNGANIPCNTLLAYKIAIDQGADIIEIDVAKSKDGEYFAFHPGMEFAYLKTGKTVAEMSAEDVASTPILNNDEAKTHYRIPTLAETFAFLKDKVYINVDKFQTDIKGITEQIRNAHVEKQVIVKSDPFEEKIREIEKYAPDLMFMPFVKHVDRITDRLRGSVNCIGVEALFDSESDEVAGRRYIDAMHDNELLVWGNSIVYDENAVLSAGMTDDISLERGGEYGWGKLLGLGFDIIQTDWLLAAKQYFNLLLS
- a CDS encoding PIG-L family deacetylase encodes the protein MNLNDKAIVYIPDGTEQNEALKRTTHLCIAAHQDDIEFMAFSPIAECFGSKDKNFCGVVTTDGAGSPRNGLYENYTDEDMKKIRITEQKKAATVGEYTAQILLGYSSVQVKDKNNDQVVADYVEILKATKPEHVYIHNLADKHETHVATAVKAIKAMRKLNDKDKPKKVYGCEVWRDLDWLNDDEKVLLDCSQHQNLARALSSVFDSQITGGKRYDIAVEGRRNANATFGQSHSCDEYTSLNYAMDLTPLIYDESIDIVEYVTGYIQRFSDNVKNTLKDLL
- a CDS encoding galactose-1-phosphate uridylyltransferase, translated to MNVQQIDKLIAYAKERLELDERDEMYVSNILLDIEDSAENEDAVYGELSLMPSKIDKRFDEIYKANGSKAATDWLYRYCVNNKYVKRDVLDKNPRFDTSSGLTVTINKAKPEFKDPNKAKAGNSVDGGFAKCVICRENEGYGARHKRNLRTVSITLGGQKWFWQYSPYGYFNEHGIAINCEHTPMHVDRQTLENLIDFIDNFPQYFIGCNAPLPRIGGSVLAHDHYQGGGEVLPLHRAKIKTEVKDKQYPTATVGILDWPGTALRIKSKNRNEIVDIADRIMQAWVEYSNPTLGIIAEDENGVHNAISPTAIKSADGYEMNVILRNNITSEKYPDGVFHAHPEFHAIKKESIGLIEAQGLFILPGRLESELAEVEKLIAQNKPLSPEYAQFKLVYDEAKALYESGKYKDVHTAMQEELGSICYRILQNTAVFKEQRYFTEFLRLAGFTA